The DNA region TTGGTAATTCTCCAACCCTGTGCTTGGCATTCGCATTTCATCTTTCAAACTAAAACACATGCTCTTTATTTAGAATTGTTTTCTAATGACGATGTCAGTGGTAAGACATTGTATGGTTTTCAAACACCCAGCAAGAAGAACGCTATGACACAAAAAGCGAATCTGTGCTGTACACCGCTCAGTTCGAGGAAGGAGAGAAGCCTTAACGATCTCAAAATTGTCCTCGAAAGAATGAGTCTGTCAGAGGAGGAGTTGTTGAATACAGATGATAAAAATCCTCCTGCAAGAGGTATTCCTTTATTACTTCTTAAAAGATTCATCGTTGTAATAAAAACAGTGGaacttaataaattttcactttCACGTGGCTAGTTCCAGTCACTTCGAAAAGATTCAGATCTGGATTGACTTCAAGCGAAAGCGAAAGCGTGTCAGAATCAGATGATTATATGCCGTCTGGAGATGACGCCGGAGACGAATCGATCGAAAGTGAGAATATTACATCCAGTAATGACGAGGAAGATAAGATTGAAGCAAAAGTTCAGAAGCAACAGTTTATATTACAGTCGAATATATTGCGCACGCCAAAGAGAattagtaataaaaataaacctgCAATTATCCATAAAGATTTTGTAAGTAGGAACTCGCGAATGTAGATGGATATACTAGAAGCAGCACGTCCGCAACGATATCtaatgttttctgtatttaaagCACATGAAAACTGACGAGTATTTCGAGACGCAATCGGAGAAGGCAATTACGTCTGATAGAACCCTAAAGCAGTTGCGTAACTCCCGTTTAACGAAGGAGAAGCTAGAGCAGTTACTAGCAAATCAAAGCTTCATACCTCAGCGGCATAAAAAGACTATTTATTCGTTAAATGAAAACTACGCTGCACTGTTTCCTATGTGGTACTTCATCATGGAGTAAGTATTAGAGAGAAATGAggcattaaaatttgtttaataagCGAGGCGATAATATTTGCCTTTTATTTCAGGCAAGGTCACACTGTGCTACTTTACGGTTTAGGGTCAAAGCgatgtttaattaataatttccataaGAGTATAGCTTATCATCCATCGTTGATAGTAAATGGATACTTTCCCAGTCTAACTATAAAGGATGTAAGTAATTGTATGATATTAGAAtacgaatttaaaataatacaataatttATGGTGCGATGATCTCTTTCAGGTACTCGATGGTATAATTGTCGATTTACTACAGTTAAGTTGTCCCGGTAATACGAGCGAATGTATAGATCTGATTGAAAAAAAGCTGAAGAGAACTCGAAAAGATAGATTGTATTTGTTAATACATAACATAGACGGTATAATGTTGCGCTCGAATAAAGCTCAAGACGTACTTTCTTGCCTAGCAAGTATACCAAATCTCTGCGTCTTGGCGTCGGTCGATCATGTCAATGCGCCGCTGTGTACGTTCAGTTGCATCTCGTAGCAATCTCAGGCCGCtttgttttcattaattttacatGTTTGTGCATTTGCAGTATGGGATCACATAAAacggtcgaaattcaatttcttttggTGGGACACGACTACGTTTCTGTCTTACCAAGAAGAGACATCCTACGAAAGTTCGCTCTTAGTGCAGCAAAGTGGTTCTCTCGCTTTGTCGTCTCTCCACAATGTTTTCCTTTCCTTAACTTCGAATGCTAAATCGATCTACGTATTGCTTGCCAAGTACCAGCTGAGCAATAGTAGTAACGTTAATTTTACTGGTAATTTCCTGTACCACGTCTTCCCTATCAACAGAACTACACTGAAATTAATACTACTTATTCTCCTTATCAGGGATGGCATTTAAAGATCTTTATCGAGCAGCACGCGAAGGATTCCTTGTCAGCTCGGACTTAGCATTAAGAGCGCAATTGACCGAGTTTCTAGATCACAAACTAGTGATAGTAAAGCGCAATATCGATAGTGTCGAGCATCTTAGAATCCCATTAAGCAACGTGCTTTTGAAACAATTCTTGGAGGATCACGAATCGTGATATTTCCCAATGCTTGTACCGTGTACGATACAGCAATACACGACCATCACCGACCTGAGTGCCTGCCAGATTTACATAAAGCCGATAACGATGAATTTTATactatattttctaaaaaaaataaacaatcatGATCATAAGTCTTCCAGACTCCTGTCTTTAACTAGCTTTTATATGTTATTCAATCGTCCCGCGAAATTCAAAAAACGCGTTTCCCCTATTAGGTTGGCAGCAGGCGTGGGGTTGGCACCATTAAAAAACGAAGCGCCAGCGGTAACGTAGCGAATTATTTTTTGCGTACGATTGTAACACGATAGCCGGGTAGTGAGTGGACCACAGTAACAGAAATAAGATGTCAGATATATTAGATTGCCGTAGGAATTACGCGTTAGTGAATGGTTAAATGATTAGAAGGCTCGTCTGCGCATTTGCTCCACGATCCGCTAGGTAAATTACATTGTTAGAAAATTCTCATCCACCGTAGCCTCGTATCGACTAACAGCCGACGAAACTCATAATTCCGTTCGAACTACCGCGAACACGTCGGGAATACGATCGTACAACACTGTGTGCGGTTACCGGCTACTTAATTCGCTCGCGTCCTACCCTAACCTAACTTCTCGCCGTAGAATTCTTAACGAGGTTATTCAGTCGCGCTGGGATGCATCGCCCTTTTCCTAGCCAAGAACAATGTCGTAAGTTCGCTCGTAATGTTAGTGCGCGGACATGTGCGGGTGTGCAGCCGCGTGTGATTTACAGCTTCCATTTGACATTGTAAACATGACGACTTGACCTTACAATGGCATGTTGGACGACCTTGACTTTGGCAAGTATACAATGACCGAGTAGCTGGTCTCGTCGATTACAATTTAGCTTTCCACATATCGCCTCGGCATTGCCATTGACGAAATCTCTGTGTCATATGTCGGTGCTATTAATGAAACGATTGGTGGCTTGTAACGAATTATGGTGAGAAAAatttatggatttttttttcgttttgttGCTCCCACATTCGGGGATTTCGTACCTTTTAGTATCTTTTCGTTGGATATGTTAAGCATACTTCGCTGCAGGCATATTTCTAAATCGAAATAAGTTCATTGTTTCGTAAAATGATGTTTCTATCGTGTAGCTTGTTGGTtagtttctttgcttcttttatCTTCGTAGATATTACATTTTGGGAATAAAGTACAGACGTTGCATGTATAAGGATATATAGGAATATATAGCATAAGTATTCTTGCGagttaatataaattatatgcTTCTTTGTTACAGGTAATCCATGAGTACATTCGCTGCGGTACAGTGGTAGTGACTTTGGCACACATGTTTCGGTGAGTTCCTTAATACAGATTTAATTTTATGACATATTGTAATGTTGGCATTGATATATCATGCGATCCAAACTGTCTCGTTTACATCAATATTGAATTCTTTCAATTGTATTAATATCTCATTGTATATTCAGATTATATTCAGAATCTGCTTTTCTTAATGGCAACTGTTAGTTTGTAATGATGTTAGGGTTATAGTAAGAAGTACGGTAAGGAACTATGGTAGAGAACTAGTCGCACAGAAAGTAGGGAAATTGATTCATAGTCCAGTGTATTATCTTATCTTCTTTAAATAATAGaactgttttaaaaatattctgtaacacGATATGTATGATTATCAATGTGATGAGACTTCTAAAGTACTATATCAGTAAGAAAACTGATTAACTTCTTGCACAATGTATGGTAGAGTTCATGTCTTGTAAAAGAAGAACGCGAATACTGGAATATGGTCGTGTTCTCAAGTTGGTGTTTGAGTTTGCATACAAAATGTACTTCTTAATCATTAATCTCTCACAGTTTGTGTCTGTAGAAGCATCATACATGTTTGTTAACTTATATATTTCCTAAAATATTTGCATGATTTTACGAAACGTAACATCCACGATTCTTGTACTTCGTATTACATTTTCGCGATAATAATTAGGGACTCGATCGAGAGCAGGAATAATATTTCCGATGAAATGCTAAAAAAGACCGAAGCGAGAAACAGTATAGCAACCGTCATTATCGACAGAATCGTTTTCATTCCAcgatagttggaaatttcacgATTTCCACCGCCAGATCACGCTCGCTGTTCCTCGTCTTCCATAACGTTTTTTTTCCCGTGCATTTTGTAACCGTATTTCAGTATCCGTTTTACAAACCTTTCGTGTTACTTTGCCACCTGAAACGAAACGTATCTTTGACACATCGCGTTATTCCGTGGCCCAAATGAACGTGTGCGAAAAATAGAAATTCCATCCTGGAACATTCCGAGGCATGCCGGAATGCTGTAACGTGAGTACGATCTGGCATTCAAAGAGTAACTTCTAAGCAAGTTTCAAACAATATATACACGTGACCGTACGGTACACTCGAAGCCAGATTAAATTAAGTACATCCTCTTATCGATTATGAATTCCGAAATGCACATTACTCGCTCGACCAACTTGAGAAACTTTTTGAATTAGCCGCTGTGCAAACAGTTAGGTTAACAAACAGTATATTAAGATTAAATAACTGTGACACATATTTTCATTCCCATAGTATTAAAACGTTGCGAAACGATATTACATTTTATTGTTCGCTTGGTATTTCTAACGTTTAGCAAGTTACGGCCCCACTTTAAACGTCCGCCATGATTGCTTCGTAATTCGATTGAACGGGAGGGTCATCCATCatgaatatttcatatttcgttTAACATTCAGACGAAGTGTCAACAAAGCAATTAGCGTGCAagtgaattaaataaatatatcgagTTATCGGGTTCCGTTGCTTGCCGTTTAACGCCCCCGCCTCTTCGCTAATATCACGTAACGACGCTTACGTGGATTTCACTTTTCCCAAGACAAAAAGCAATTTCACCGCGCGGTCTGTCCATTTCTTCGACGGTCATTACCTTTTACTCTCGCGCCAACTTATTCACCGTACGACGTGCGGACGTTAAACGACATTTATCACGGCTAACGACATTGCCGCGCGTAAATGGATTCAAATCGGTCACGCGTCGGTTCGTGTATTTTAATCGATCGCCTCTCGCCGCCAAATCGGTtatcatttcttttaaaatcctTCGCTCATCCTTCGGCCGAatcacaaagaaacaaacggtcCTTGAATTCCCCGAATAATTCTGAAAATCTCCACCGTAACGGGATTGCGAATCTACTAGCGATATCGTTTCCTCGTATCTCGAGTGGAGTGGAAGTTAATAGCGGAACAGTTCGGACGGCGATAATTCCAAGTTACACGGCCCATTGTCAGAGGCTCGCTGACGCGTACGAAACGCCACCGGCCCCGTGCCCGCGGACGCTTAACCAATTTCCGCTTATTTTACCAAAATCGAGGTCGTGGAGCCGTTAAGCGTCAAGGATCACTTACGATCGTCAAGATTCTACGCGTATGACTCATGGGGCTCTTTTATCTCGACTATGATCCATCCCATATGCGCGGTCCCTGCGCCCGTGCCCCGTCGCGTATCGCGCGCACGCGTACGCGCGTTTAAATAATGCCCCATTGTTGCGAGGTAGTGTTGCCTTCCTCTTCTCCCCGTACCGCCGGGTTTCGCTTTGCTTTCTCGACTTTTACGCCCACCATCCGTTCAACGTTTTCGGACGCTTGCGTTGACGGGAGGGGGGA from Andrena cerasifolii isolate SP2316 chromosome 10, iyAndCera1_principal, whole genome shotgun sequence includes:
- the Rdx gene encoding BTB/POZ and MATH domain-containing protein rdx isoform X3, which encodes MSGAKNLRRSSRIKAKVKEGGGTKYILSDEDAGPISQVSRAMEQELQDIEANVQKPVELFSNDDVSGKTLYGFQTPSKKNAMTQKANLCCTPLSSRKERSLNDLKIVLERMSLSEEELLNTDDKNPPARVPVTSKRFRSGLTSSESESVSESDDYMPSGDDAGDESIESENITSSNDEEDKIEAKVQKQQFILQSNILRTPKRISNKNKPAIIHKDFHMKTDEYFETQSEKAITSDRTLKQLRNSRLTKEKLEQLLANQSFIPQRHKKTIYSLNENYAALFPMWYFIMEQGHTVLLYGLGSKRCLINNFHKSIAYHPSLIVNGYFPSLTIKDVLDGIIVDLLQLSCPGNTSECIDLIEKKLKRTRKDRLYLLIHNIDGIMLRSNKAQDVLSCLASIPNLCVLASVDHVNAPLLWDHIKRSKFNFFWWDTTTFLSYQEETSYESSLLVQQSGSLALSSLHNVFLSLTSNAKSIYVLLAKYQLSNSSNVNFTGMAFKDLYRAAREGFLVSSDLALRAQLTEFLDHKLVIVIHEYIRCGTVVVTLAHMFRLAVSDCAPQTSRVSSNLHSSSSMAVSRVPSPPPPEVNTPVAENWCYTQVLCAQVKVVKFSYMWTINNFSFCREEMGEVLKSSTFSAGANDKLKWCLRVNPKGLDEESKDYLSLYLLLVSCNKSEVRAKFKFSILNAKREETKAMESQRAYRFVQGKDWGFKKFIRRDFLLDEANGLLPDDKLTIFCEVSVVADSVNISGQSNTIQFKVPECRLPDDLGLLFENQKFSDVTLTVCGREFQAHKAILAARSPVFSAMFEHEMEERKQNRVDITDVDHEVLREMLRFIYTGKAANLEKMADDLLAAADKYALERLKVMCEEALCTSLAIENAADILILADLHSADQLKAQAIDFINTHATDVMDTAGFKSMVNSHPHLIAEAFRALATQQIPPIGPPRKRVKQS
- the Rdx gene encoding BTB/POZ and MATH domain-containing protein rdx isoform X2, with translation MSGAKNLRRSSRIKAKVKEGGGTKYILSDEDAGPISQVSRAMEQELQDIEANVQKPVELFSNDDVSGKTLYGFQTPSKKNAMTQKANLCCTPLSSRKERSLNDLKIVLERMSLSEEELLNTDDKNPPARVTSKRFRSGLTSSESESVSESDDYMPSGDDAGDESIESENITSSNDEEDKIEAKVQKQQFILQSNILRTPKRISNKNKPAIIHKDFHMKTDEYFETQSEKAITSDRTLKQLRNSRLTKEKLEQLLANQSFIPQRHKKTIYSLNENYAALFPMWYFIMEQGHTVLLYGLGSKRCLINNFHKSIAYHPSLIVNGYFPSLTIKDVLDGIIVDLLQLSCPGNTSECIDLIEKKLKRTRKDRLYLLIHNIDGIMLRSNKAQDVLSCLASIPNLCVLASVDHVNAPLLWDHIKRSKFNFFWWDTTTFLSYQEETSYESSLLVQQSGSLALSSLHNVFLSLTSNAKSIYVLLAKYQLSNSSNVNFTGMAFKDLYRAAREGFLVSSDLALRAQLTEFLDHKLVIVIHEYIRCGTVVVTLAHMFRLAVSDCAPQTSRVSSNLHSSSSMAVSRVPSPPPPEVNTPVAENWCYTQVLCAQVKVVKFSYMWTINNFSFCREEMGEVLKSSTFSAGANDKLKWCLRVNPKGLDEESKDYLSLYLLLVSCNKSEVRAKFKFSILNAKREETKAMESQRAYRFVQGKDWGFKKFIRRDFLLDEANGLLPDDKLTIFCEVYTFVSVVADSVNISGQSNTIQFKVPECRLPDDLGLLFENQKFSDVTLTVCGREFQAHKAILAARSPVFSAMFEHEMEERKQNRVDITDVDHEVLREMLRFIYTGKAANLEKMADDLLAAADKYALERLKVMCEEALCTSLAIENAADILILADLHSADQLKAQAIDFINTHATDVMDTAGFKSMVNSHPHLIAEAFRALATQQIPPIGPPRKRVKQS
- the Rdx gene encoding BTB/POZ and MATH domain-containing protein rdx isoform X1; translated protein: MSGAKNLRRSSRIKAKVKEGGGTKYILSDEDAGPISQVSRAMEQELQDIEANVQKPVELFSNDDVSGKTLYGFQTPSKKNAMTQKANLCCTPLSSRKERSLNDLKIVLERMSLSEEELLNTDDKNPPARVPVTSKRFRSGLTSSESESVSESDDYMPSGDDAGDESIESENITSSNDEEDKIEAKVQKQQFILQSNILRTPKRISNKNKPAIIHKDFHMKTDEYFETQSEKAITSDRTLKQLRNSRLTKEKLEQLLANQSFIPQRHKKTIYSLNENYAALFPMWYFIMEQGHTVLLYGLGSKRCLINNFHKSIAYHPSLIVNGYFPSLTIKDVLDGIIVDLLQLSCPGNTSECIDLIEKKLKRTRKDRLYLLIHNIDGIMLRSNKAQDVLSCLASIPNLCVLASVDHVNAPLLWDHIKRSKFNFFWWDTTTFLSYQEETSYESSLLVQQSGSLALSSLHNVFLSLTSNAKSIYVLLAKYQLSNSSNVNFTGMAFKDLYRAAREGFLVSSDLALRAQLTEFLDHKLVIVIHEYIRCGTVVVTLAHMFRLAVSDCAPQTSRVSSNLHSSSSMAVSRVPSPPPPEVNTPVAENWCYTQVLCAQVKVVKFSYMWTINNFSFCREEMGEVLKSSTFSAGANDKLKWCLRVNPKGLDEESKDYLSLYLLLVSCNKSEVRAKFKFSILNAKREETKAMESQRAYRFVQGKDWGFKKFIRRDFLLDEANGLLPDDKLTIFCEVYTFVSVVADSVNISGQSNTIQFKVPECRLPDDLGLLFENQKFSDVTLTVCGREFQAHKAILAARSPVFSAMFEHEMEERKQNRVDITDVDHEVLREMLRFIYTGKAANLEKMADDLLAAADKYALERLKVMCEEALCTSLAIENAADILILADLHSADQLKAQAIDFINTHATDVMDTAGFKSMVNSHPHLIAEAFRALATQQIPPIGPPRKRVKQS
- the Rdx gene encoding BTB/POZ and MATH domain-containing protein rdx isoform X5 translates to MSGAKNLRRSSRIKAKVKEGGGTKYILSDEDAGPISQVSRAMEQELQDIEANVQKPVELFSNDDVSGKTLYGFQTPSKKNAMTQKANLCCTPLSSRKERSLNDLKIVLERMSLSEEELLNTDDKNPPARVPVTSKRFRSGLTSSESESVSESDDYMPSGDDAGDESIESENITSSNDEEDKIEAKVQKQQFILQSNILRTPKRISNKNKPAIIHKDFHMKTDEYFETQSEKAITSDRTLKQLRNSRLTKEKLEQLLANQSFIPQRHKKTIYSLNENYAALFPMWYFIMEQGHTVLLYGLGSKRCLINNFHKSIAYHPSLIVNGYFPSLTIKDVLDGIIVDLLQLSCPGNTSECIDLIEKKLKRTRKDRLYLLIHNIDGIMLRSNKAQDVLSCLASIPNLCVLASVDHVNAPLLWDHIKRSKFNFFWWDTTTFLSYQEETSYESSLLVQQSGSLALSSLHNVFLSLTSNAKSIYVLLAKYQLSNSSNVNFTGMAFKDLYRAAREGFLVSSDLALRAQLTEFLDHKLVIVIHEYIRCGTVVVTLAHMFRLAVSDCAPQTSRVSSNLHSSSSMAVSRVPSPPPPEVNTPVAENWCYTQVKVVKFSYMWTINNFSFCREEMGEVLKSSTFSAGANDKLKWCLRVNPKGLDEESKDYLSLYLLLVSCNKSEVRAKFKFSILNAKREETKAMESQRAYRFVQGKDWGFKKFIRRDFLLDEANGLLPDDKLTIFCEVSVVADSVNISGQSNTIQFKVPECRLPDDLGLLFENQKFSDVTLTVCGREFQAHKAILAARSPVFSAMFEHEMEERKQNRVDITDVDHEVLREMLRFIYTGKAANLEKMADDLLAAADKYALERLKVMCEEALCTSLAIENAADILILADLHSADQLKAQAIDFINTHATDVMDTAGFKSMVNSHPHLIAEAFRALATQQIPPIGPPRKRVKQS
- the Rdx gene encoding BTB/POZ and MATH domain-containing protein rdx isoform X4, producing MSGAKNLRRSSRIKAKVKEGGGTKYILSDEDAGPISQVSRAMEQELQDIEANVQKPVELFSNDDVSGKTLYGFQTPSKKNAMTQKANLCCTPLSSRKERSLNDLKIVLERMSLSEEELLNTDDKNPPARVPVTSKRFRSGLTSSESESVSESDDYMPSGDDAGDESIESENITSSNDEEDKIEAKVQKQQFILQSNILRTPKRISNKNKPAIIHKDFHMKTDEYFETQSEKAITSDRTLKQLRNSRLTKEKLEQLLANQSFIPQRHKKTIYSLNENYAALFPMWYFIMEQGHTVLLYGLGSKRCLINNFHKSIAYHPSLIVNGYFPSLTIKDVLDGIIVDLLQLSCPGNTSECIDLIEKKLKRTRKDRLYLLIHNIDGIMLRSNKAQDVLSCLASIPNLCVLASVDHVNAPLLWDHIKRSKFNFFWWDTTTFLSYQEETSYESSLLVQQSGSLALSSLHNVFLSLTSNAKSIYVLLAKYQLSNSSNVNFTGMAFKDLYRAAREGFLVSSDLALRAQLTEFLDHKLVIVIHEYIRCGTVVVTLAHMFRLAVSDCAPQTSRVSSNLHSSSSMAVSRVPSPPPPEVNTPVAENWCYTQVKVVKFSYMWTINNFSFCREEMGEVLKSSTFSAGANDKLKWCLRVNPKGLDEESKDYLSLYLLLVSCNKSEVRAKFKFSILNAKREETKAMESQRAYRFVQGKDWGFKKFIRRDFLLDEANGLLPDDKLTIFCEVYTFVSVVADSVNISGQSNTIQFKVPECRLPDDLGLLFENQKFSDVTLTVCGREFQAHKAILAARSPVFSAMFEHEMEERKQNRVDITDVDHEVLREMLRFIYTGKAANLEKMADDLLAAADKYALERLKVMCEEALCTSLAIENAADILILADLHSADQLKAQAIDFINTHATDVMDTAGFKSMVNSHPHLIAEAFRALATQQIPPIGPPRKRVKQS